The genomic interval ATATAAAGTATATATCTTACCATTAGGAGCAGTAAGGTCGTAATCAATGCGCATATATCCGCGTACCGGCCAAACCCCCTGTGATACTATTTTATTTAGCCTTATTTTTATAGCCTTATTGTTAGCATCTTTATCCTCAAAGACAGTCTTTGCATTCTTAAATTCCTTTCTTAATGCATTTGCAACGCATAGCTCTACATCGCCGTGGTATACAGGGCTATCAAGCGCTGGTGTTCCGAGAGGAGCTTTCGCTTTTTCATCCATCAAAAGTGGTGTAACAATAAACTCAATATCAGGGTTTTGTGGCTGTTTATCAAGCCCAAGGTCTTTAATACATTCTTCTCTTGTCATGCATTCTGTGCCTGTGATTTTGTGATTAATATGTAGTGTGCCGCAACCTGTTAATACTATTACTACAAATCCTAACACTAAAACCCTCAAAAAAGTATTCATATAACCTCCTAAAAATGTTTCTTGTTTATATATAAAGAGAAAGCGTGAAAAAATCAAGCGATTTGAATTTTTTTGATAAATAATTACGCTGTGTTAATATATATATTATTAAGATAAACAATTGGAGTGTGAATAAAATGACCACAAAATTTGTGAAATCTGTTCAACGCAGCAAAAGGCTTAATGATTTAGATGGCAAGGAGTGGGTTAAATGCACAAGGAGTTATTTAAGCGATGACAAAAGAGGATAAGAAAAAGTTTTATGAACAATTCTTTACGCCACCTGTAATAGCTGACGGCATGTTGAAACTCATAGGTGCTGAAAGTGGCGATTTAATAGACCCAAGTTGTGGAGATGGCGTTTTTTTAAGAGCATCTTTAAAATACAAAGGCATAAAACCTTTTGGTTGCGACATTGATGAATCGCATATAAAGGATTTAAATAGGGGAGCTTTGAAAGGGCATTTATTAGTTGGTGATTCTTTAAGGATTCTGTTAAATTACAAAGACACTTTTGACTTTTCTGTCGGCAATCCACCATTTAGCGCACAGGAAAATCTGATAACAGATCCACACATTCTGAAGTTGTTTACCCTTGGCAATGGGCGAAAAAGCCAGGCAATGGAGATATTATTTCTTGAGCTTTTTATTTATATTTTGAAACAAGGTGGATTGTTTTCTATAATATTGCCTGAAGGGATAATTTCAACCATATCTCTACAGTATGTAAGAAATTGGCTGATAGACAATACACAGATACATTCTATTATCAGTCTGCCAAGAAAAATTTTCAATGGCACAAGTTCAAAGTGTGTTATTTTAAGTGGCAAAAAAATGAAATCTGATAAAAGAGACAAAATCTTTTTTGCATCATGCAATGATATTTCTGAGTTTCAACAAATCGTAGAAAAAATAAGCAAGGGTAAATTAAAGGATAGCATTACAGTTGAAGAACTTGCAAAAATTAACGACTGGAGACCAGAAAGACTGTCTATAAAAGATTATGGAACTGATAGCTGGATGTTGCTTTCTGAACTTGTGACACTGCGAACTGGCTTTGTCAAATATGGCAAAGAAAGATATTTTAATGTTGAGTCAAAAACGCAGGATTATTATCAGCTAATTGTTGCCAGAAATTTTTTACCGACAGCAGGTCTGGACCTAAGAAGGGTGGTGTATTTAATTGACAAAAATAATCCATCTTTCTCAGAAAAAGCTGTCTTAAAAAAAGGTGAAATCCTTTTTGTTAGGGTTGGTATTGGGTGTTGCGGGAGAGTTGCAGTTTTTGATTCTGATATTAATGCTCAGGCAGACGATTGGATACATATTATGACCCCTCAAAATGGTGTTAATCCATACTATGTAGC from Dissulfurispira thermophila carries:
- a CDS encoding N-6 DNA methylase, yielding MTKEDKKKFYEQFFTPPVIADGMLKLIGAESGDLIDPSCGDGVFLRASLKYKGIKPFGCDIDESHIKDLNRGALKGHLLVGDSLRILLNYKDTFDFSVGNPPFSAQENLITDPHILKLFTLGNGRKSQAMEILFLELFIYILKQGGLFSIILPEGIISTISLQYVRNWLIDNTQIHSIISLPRKIFNGTSSKCVILSGKKMKSDKRDKIFFASCNDISEFQQIVEKISKGKLKDSITVEELAKINDWRPERLSIKDYGTDSWMLLSELVTLRTGFVKYGKERYFNVESKTQDYYQLIVARNFLPTAGLDLRRVVYLIDKNNPSFSEKAVLKKGEILFVRVGIGCCGRVAVFDSDINAQADDWIHIMTPQNGVNPYYVASWIASSYGQWLIKQMSHGVGTISISKSKLSNMRVPRLSNFQEDEIADYFRNAMQKKEVGWQEELDRRFRKYIKNLAVLIPFPTKKSSCPLRQKQDQLAATL